The DNA window CAAACCATCTAACTCTACATTGTCAAACTCAAATCTTGAAATGTTGAAGAGTAGAACTGCCATCAAGCCCTTTGGCAGCATAGTAAGCTACATAATCAGTAAATGTGGTTTCTCTATATTTGGAAGGATTGTCTTTTGATAATAACTCTTTTATAGGCCCATAGAGCTTCTCTTGACCCCTAAGAAAACATGCAACAGATACTCTTGGACCAATGCTATTTGCTAGCACTCTGTGTTCAACACTCTTGAACCTATCATTTGTTACAAGCTGCAGTAGGATAAAAATTATAATCATATACAATAATATAACTGAATTATGAAGTACTAATAGAGAACTTGCCTGCAAAAGATCACCAATATTAACAACAAGAGCCTCGCGGATTGGAGGTACATCAATCCACGCGTCTTCGTGAAGAATTTGAAGGCCACCAATATGATCTTGGAGAAGCACGGTGAGAAAACTACCATCGGAGTGTTTGGTGGTTCCCATAGTTAATTCTGGTTCAGGACATGGAGGATAGTAATGACCAAGTAACATAATCCACTTAGAACAATCCATGTCCTTTAAATGGTTTGGATTCAATCCAAGAGCTTCTGATAGTAATTCGAACAGTGTCGTTCCAAGTTTCTCTACATGTGCTCCATATTCTAGAACTATATCCCTACAAGAATATGAAACCATGAAGCATCAGAAGCCATAACTAATGAGGCCTATAATTTAAGGTAGTATATATAAGAAAAGAACTCACCTACATACTACTGGCAAATCTTCTGGTTTAGGAGCATTAGGAGCAATGTTACATTTAAAAGTGTCCCTCCAATTAAGTGCTGGTGAACTGTACAAATCAAAATTACTATTATAAACCAATGGTCTTGTCCAATCTCTAGTATACATCTCTTTCTTTACTTCAGTATCTTGTTCAAAGAATCTAACCACACCATCTTTCATATCCTCAAGAACATTCAAAGGAATGCCATGATTAATCACTTGAAAGAAACCCCATGTCTCAGAAGCTTCCtttattttgcttataatatcttGCCTTGTATTTGTAAAGTCTATAACAGGAATGATGTGTTCTGTGTTGGTTGAAATTGTGGAGTTTGAGAACTTATCAGGTGGATGATGAAATAGGGTTGGgattttgataataccttcatcAACAAGGCCTTTAACACCAGCTTTTGTCTCATCAAAAGCTTTGAGCTCGTGCATCCTAGTAGTAGAACCCATGTTAGTAAAAACTCTATGCTTGTTGGGAATAATTGTTTGTATCATGGTTTCTT is part of the Vicia villosa cultivar HV-30 ecotype Madison, WI unplaced genomic scaffold, Vvil1.0 ctg.000189F_1_1, whole genome shotgun sequence genome and encodes:
- the LOC131625132 gene encoding 1-aminocyclopropane-1-carboxylate oxidase homolog 1-like, producing the protein MIQTIIPNKHRVFTNMGSTTRMHELKAFDETKAGVKGLVDEGIIKIPTLFHHPPDKFSNSTISTNTEHIIPVIDFTNTRQDIISKIKEASETWGFFQVINHGIPLNVLEDMKDGVVRFFEQDTEVKKEMYTRDWTRPLVYNSNFDLYSSPALNWRDTFKCNIAPNAPKPEDLPVVCRDIVLEYGAHVEKLGTTLFELLSEALGLNPNHLKDMDCSKWIMLLGHYYPPCPEPELTMGTTKHSDGSFLTVLLQDHIGGLQILHEDAWIDVPPIREALVVNIGDLLQLVTNDRFKSVEHRVLANSIGPRVSVACFLRGQEKLYGPIKELLSKDNPSKYRETTFTDYVAYYAAKGLDGSSTLQHFKI